The following coding sequences lie in one Glycine soja cultivar W05 chromosome 16, ASM419377v2, whole genome shotgun sequence genomic window:
- the LOC114389501 gene encoding NAC domain-containing protein 2-like: MGTPQSNNLPPGFRFHPTDEELILHYLRKKVASIPLPVAIIAEVDIYKFDPWELPAKAAFGEKEWYFFSPRDRKYPNGARPNRAAASGYWKATGTDKNIVASLAGGVREHFGVKKALVFYKGKPPKGVKTNWIMHEYRLVDTNRPIRIKDTSMRLDDWVLCRIYKKFKHAVSPTTEAASTLQVINEQLDQAVVEEEEQIKDTLLPILKNNNTFVPPPQATILMSQKSLSFSNLLDATDYSMLSTILSENHSNNYPTPSETSLFNNCENLDQEITPQNYYINDTNSINNNSYLFQKNPSNMENIARPKRHLPNMDHEDNMLLYPLKKYHSSSCNFPNTNLQNQNPQWNFMFKQPLMSPQYLQFQ; this comes from the exons ATGGGAACCCCACAATCCAATAACTTGCCACCAGGGTTTAGGTTCCACCCTACAGATGAAGAGCTCATTCTTCACTACCTAAGGAAGAAGGTTGCCTCCATTCCTTTGCCAGTTGCCATCATTGCTGAGGTTGATATCTACAAGTTTGATCCATGGGAGCTACCAG CTAAGGCCGCGTTTGGGGAGAAAGAGTGGTACTTCTTCAGTCCTAGAGACCGGAAGTACCCAAATGGAGCGAGGCCAAACAGGGCAGCAGCTTCAGGGTATTGGAAGGCCACAGGCACTGATAAGAACATAGTGGCATCACTGGCAGGAGGAGTGAGGGAGCACTTTGGTGTGAAGAAGGCTTTGGTGTTCTACAAAGGAAAACCCCCAAAGGGTGTCAAAACCAATTGGATCATGCATGAATATCGCCTTGTTGACACCAATAGACCCATTAGGATCAAAGACACCTCCATGAGG ttGGATGACTGGGTTCTATGCCGGATATACAAGAAGTTCAAGCATGCTGTATCTCCAACCACAGAGGCAGCATCAACACTGCAAGTGATCAATGAGCAATTAGATCAAGCAGTGGTAGAAGAAGAGGAGCAAATCAAAGACACCCTTTTACCAATTTTGAAGAATAACAACACTTTTGTCCCTCCTCCACAAGCCACAATACTCATGTCTCAGAAATCCTTATCCTTCTCAAATCTCTTGGATGCCACAGACTACTCCATGCTTAGCACCATCTTATCTGAGAACCACTCCAATAATTACCCTACTCCAAGTGAAACCAGCTTATTCAATAATTGTGAGAATCTGGATCAGGAAATTACCCCCCAAAACTACTACATCAACGATACTAAtagtattaataataatagcTACTTGTTTCAGAAGAACCCTTCCAACATGGAAAACATTGCTAGGCCAAAACGCCACCTTCCAAACATGGATCATGAGGACAACATGTTATTATACCCTTTAAAGAAATATCATAGTTCCTCTTGCAATTTCCCCAACACCAACCTCCAAAACCAGAATCCACAATGGAACTTCATGTTCAAGCAGCCACTCATGAGTCCTCAATATCTTCAATTTCAGTGA